The following are from one region of the Capsicum annuum cultivar UCD-10X-F1 chromosome 1, UCD10Xv1.1, whole genome shotgun sequence genome:
- the LOC107854279 gene encoding trifunctional UDP-glucose 4,6-dehydratase/UDP-4-keto-6-deoxy-D-glucose 3,5-epimerase/UDP-4-keto-L-rhamnose-reductase RHM1, translated as MSSEPAPYVPKNVLITGAAGFIPSHVTNRLTKLYPKYRIVALDKLDYCSSLKNLEPSYSSPNFKFVKADITSADLINHLLVEEKIDTIMHFAAQTHVDNSFGNSFEFTINNIYGTHVLLEACKLAKSIKRFIHVSTDEVYGETDLETDIGNPEASQLLPTNPYSATKAGAEMLVMAYHRSYGLPTITTRGNNVYGPNQFPEKLIPKFIILAMKGKCLPIHGDGTNVRSYLYSADVAEAFDVILHKGVIGHVYNIGTKKERRVLDVAEDICKLFGQNSQEVIQLVQDRPFNDQRYFLDDQKLKKLGWQERTPWEEGLTMTLDWYTKNPDWWGDITGALDPHPRISHILPSHDEGCLLQLIKGNKTGSGSDLKFLIYGRTGWIGGLLGKICEERGIEYEYGLGRLQDRSSLMHDMIRVKPTHVFNAAGVTGRPNVDWCESHKVETIRTNIAGTLTLADICRQADILVMNFATGCIFEYDDKHPLGSGIGFKEEDKPNFTGSFYSKTKAMVEELLKEYENVCTLRVRMPISSDLTNPRNFITKITRYNKVVNIPNSMTVLDELLPISVEMAKRNCRGIWNFTNPGVVSHNEILEMYRDYIDPKFKWQNFDLQEQAKVIVAPRSNNELNTTKLKKEFPELLSIKDSVKKYVFVPNKKT; from the exons atgTCGTCCGAACCAGCTCCTTATGTACCCAAAAACGTCCTCATAACAGGTGCCGCAGGCTTCATTCCCTCACATGTAACCAACAGATTGACCAAGCTTTATCCTAAGTACAGGATTGTTGCTCTTGACAAGCTCGATTATTGCTCGAGTCTAAAAAATTTGGAGCCTAGTTACTCAtctccaaatttcaaatttgtcaAGGCTGATATTACGAGTGCTGATCTGATCAACCATCTTTTGGTTGAGGAGAAGATTGACACTATTATGCATTTTGCAGCACAGACTCATGTGGATAATTCATTTGGAAATTCATTCGAGTtcacaatcaataatatttaTGGTACTCATGTGCTTCTTGAGGCTTGTAAGTTGGCTAAATCAATCAAGAGATTCATTCATGTTAGTACAGACGAAGTTTATGGTGAGACTGATTTGGAGACTGACATTGGCAATCCTGAAGCTTCTCAACTCCTTCCTACTAATCCATATTCTGCAACCAAAGCTGGAGCTGAAATGCTTGTCATGGCTTACCATAGGTCTTATGGCCTACCGACCATCACAACCCGAGGGAATAATGTGTATGGTCCAAATCAGTTCCCTGAGAAGTTAATCCCAAAGTTCATTATTCTTGCAATGAAGGGTAAGTGCTTGCCAATTCATGGCGATGGAACAAATGTTAGGAGCTATTTGTACTCTGCTGATGTTGCTGAGGCATTTGATGTGATATTGCATAAAGGGGTCATTGGACATGTGTATAACATTGGCACTAAAAAGGAGAGGCGAGTTTTGGATGTGGCTGAGGACATATGCAAATTATTCGGCCAGAACTCTCAAGAAGTTATCCAGCTTGTGCAAGATAGGCCCTTTAATGACCAAAGGTATTTCTTGGATGATCAAAAGCTTAAGAAGTTAGGGTGGCAAGAAAGGACTCCTTGGGAGGAAGGACTAACGATGACCCTGGATTGGTACACCAAAAACCCTGATTGGTGGGGTGATATAACCGGAGCCCTTGATCCGCATCCAAGAATTTCACACATTTTACCTTCACATGATGAAGGGTGCCTGTTGCAGCTCATAAAAGGAAACAAGACAGGTAGTGGCTCAGATTTGAAGTTCTTGATATATGGAAGAACTGGTTGGATTGGAGGGTTGTTAGGAAAGATTTGTGAAGAACGTGGAATAGAATATGAGTATGGTTTAGGACGTCTGCAGGATAGGAGCTCGTTAATGCATGACATGATAAGAGTAAAGCCAACCCATGTTTTCAATGCGGCTGGTGTTACTGGGAGGCCTAATGTGGATTGGTGTGAATCACATAAAGTAGAGACAATTAGAACAAACATTGCTGGTACACTAACTTTGGCTGATATATGTAGACAGGCAGATATCTTGGTCATGAATTTTGCGACCGGTTGCATATTTGAGTATGATGATAAGCACCCACTAGGCTCAGGCATCGGGTTCAAGGAGGAAGACAAACCAAATTTTACAGGATCCTTCTATTCCAAGACCAAAGCCATG GTTGAGGAGCTTCTAAAAGAATATGAAAATGTTTGCACCCTCAGAGTAAGAATGCCAATATCATCTGACCTTACCAACCCGAGAAACTTCATCACAAAGATCACACGTTATAATAAAGTGGTTAACATCCCAAATAGCATGACAGTGCTAGATGAGCTGCTACCCATCTCTGTTGAAATGGCAAAGAGAAACTGCAGAGGGATATGGAACTTCACTAATCCGGGAGTTGTGAGCCACAATGAGATTTTGGAAATGTACAGAGACTACATTGATCCCAAATTCAAGTGGCAAAATTTTGATCTTCAAGAACAAGCCAAAGTGATCGTTGCACCAAGAAGTAACAACGAGCTTAACACGACAAAGCTGAAAAAGGAGTTTCCAGAATTGTTATCGATCAAAGATTCTGTCAAGAAGTATGTCTTCGTACccaacaaaaaaacataa